A stretch of Capsicum annuum cultivar UCD-10X-F1 unplaced genomic scaffold, UCD10Xv1.1 ctg51777, whole genome shotgun sequence DNA encodes these proteins:
- the LOC124892896 gene encoding auxin-responsive protein SAUR22-like, whose translation MGIRLLSMISSVKQFNKLHSVLSRNYSDVPKGHLAVYLGETDKKKRYVVPIAYLNHTSFQELLKKAEEEFGFQHPMGGLTIPCNEETFFHVTSRLNKA comes from the coding sequence ATGGGTATTCGTTTACTATCTATGATTTCCAGTGTCAAGCAATTCAACAAATTGCACTCTGTTCTTTCGAGGAATTATTCAGACGTTCCAAAAGGTCATTTAGCAGTTTACTTGGGAGAAACTGATAAAAAGAAGCGATACGTGGTTCCAATTGCATACTTGAATCACACTTCGTTCCAAGAATTGCTTAAGAAAGCAGAAGAAGAGTTCGGGTTTCAACATCCAATGGGCGGTCTGACAATACCCTGCAACGAGGAAACTTTTTTTCATGTCACTTCTCGATTGAACAAAGCTTGA